A genomic segment from Nicotiana tabacum cultivar K326 chromosome 7, ASM71507v2, whole genome shotgun sequence encodes:
- the LOC107790725 gene encoding F-box/kelch-repeat protein At3g23880-like, protein MESEEDEAPHLHSKRSRPTNHIAQFPSTSMQDSSFKIPILPAELITEILLRLPVKTLLKFRCVSKSWLSLISSSGFVKTHLSISANNKDYTHQRVILSFVQPEYNLKDCSLSSLLYGSVTEALDLDYPMKNPHQSVWIVGSINGMICLAIEENALFLWNPSIRKFKKLPDSRPTLKCGYYFMYGFGYDELHDDYKVVGIFCTFGSGGSYDVEVKIYGLKSDSWRNVDDYQGGVLLNDSGKFVNGKLHWATTAGLGMYNGWEIISIDLTDEKWGKVEQPCYGEGRIDFVLGVLGDDLCVLCNYQRTWAEVWVMKDYGVKESWTKMYSIRCPNDPGKYMFSPPLCMSNKGEILLVFGSIFMKYNPDDDSIKYPEVTNFDACLEAEIYIESLVCPLLQTEPMTQEQ, encoded by the coding sequence ATGGAATCCGAGGAAGATGAAGCCCCCCATCTACACTCAAAGCGGAGCAGACCCACAAATCATATTGCTCAATTTCCGTCAACTTCAATGCAAGATTCAAGCTTTAAAATCCCTATTCTCCCAGCTGAACTCATCACTGAAATCCTCTTAAGGCTTCCTGTGAAAACCCTCTTGAAATTCAGGTGTGTTTCAAAATCGTGGCTTTCTCTAATATCTAGCTCTGGATTTGTCAAGACCCATCTTAGTATATCTGCTAATAACAAGGACTATACCCATCAAAGGGTTATTTTGAGTTTTGTTCAACCTGAATACAATCTTAAGGACTGTTCCCTTAGTTCTTTACTTTATGGTTCTGTTACTGAGGCGTTGGACTTGGATTATCCCATGAAAAACCCTCATCAATCTGTTTGGATTGTGGGTTCTATCAATGGCATGATTTGTCTTGCCATTGAGGAAAATGCCTTGTTTTTATGGAATCCATCTATTAGGAAGTTCAAGAAATTGCCTGACTCTAGACCTACATTAAAGTGTGGTTACTATTTCATGTATGGTTTTGGATACGATGAGCTTCATGATGATTATAAGGTAGTGGGTATTTTCTGTACTTTTGGTTCTGGCGGTTCGTATGATGTTGAGGTCAAAATATATGGTCTAAAGAGTGATTCTTGGAGAAATGTTGATGATTATCAGGGTGGGGTATTACTGAATGATTCGGGTAAGTTTGTGAACGGGAAGCTTCATTGGGCTACTACTGCTGGTCTTGGCATGTATAATGGCTGGGAAATCATTTCTATTGATTTGACTGATGAGAAATGGGGAAAGGTGGAGCAGCCCTGCTATGGAGAAGGAAGAATTGATTTTGTATTGGGGGTTTTGGGAGATGATCTTTGCGTGCTTTGTAATTATCAGAGAACTTGGGCAGAGGTGTGGGTTATGAAGGATTATGGCGTTAAAGAGTCTTGGACAAAAATGTATTCCATCAGATGTCCTAACGATCCTGGGAAGTATATGTTTTCTCCACCCCTGTGCATGTCAAATAAAGGTGAAATTTTGCTTGTGTTTGGATCAATTTTCATGAAATACAATCCTGATGATGATTCGATCAAATATCCAGAGGTGACTAACTTTGATGCATGTCTTGAGGCGGAAATCTACATTGAAAGCCTAGTTTGTCCCCTTCTACAAACTGAACCAATGACACAAGAACAGTGA